The following is a genomic window from Daphnia magna isolate NIES linkage group LG4, ASM2063170v1.1, whole genome shotgun sequence.
TATCTAATtatgtaaaaatattgcttacaaaataataattgggaaagtaaaccgcttcgcccTATTTCAGGTAGGTCACTGCGGTTAATCGGGTCGAGGTACCCCTCTCCCTCCCCCTAATACTACTgaatttttcaataattttttgcgggagaactataagaccaaaatctATAAATGTTACAGAAATTGATAGCTCCTGATAAGAGCTAtgtatttctgaaaaaaaaaaacataattttcataaacaaaaaattttggaaaacaaGTTGGCAAagcaattttcattttaataaaaacttttttgtgtaaaatatttgttaatATATTATATAGAAATCACCGGAATTCCGGGTGGTGACCTCGGTGATAACAAGGTTTAAACGAGGAAAGGGTTCAATAACTTGTGTTGAAAATCCATCCTTGAAGTGCCGGTAACGGCCGCTTGTGGTGCGAGTGTCCCACGTTCGCAGGGTGGACTTCTATCTGCAACCATCTGTGCGTTGCATTCATCACGTTTGCAACGCTTTTCATCATCGAGTTGAAAAATATCGTTACTGTCGCGCGCGAATCATTAGTCGTTTTGGTCGGTACATTTGGCTTGCCATAATCTTTACCCAAAAAACGCTGGTGTCCCGGACAACGTGACGTGAGTGGGTGTAACACGAATATTTTTGTTAGTCTTAATATAAACGGAAGTCGGTAAATGTTGCTATGATAACGCCACGCTGCAATTGTCGTTGAGGCTTTGCGTTCAGTGGTTTCCTGCGTCTGTTGCTCGTCAAATGTTGTAATTATTTTCAACGAAACGCGTTAACCGCTATACTTAGCAAACATTATAAAGGAAAATCAAAATCGCGCAGAGAGGGATTGCAAAATCTGCATAGATGAACCCAATACAGCGAATAGGTGGCGCGCAATCAACTGAGGGGGGAGGACTTAACGAATTTTGGTTCCTCTTTCTCGTAGTACTGCCATCTGTTTGGCATCACAGACGGAACGGTGCGCACAGACACGTGGAATCAGAGGTGGAGTGAAGAAAAACTCGTCTCTCCTTTCTTTCTTGCGAATGTaaaggagaaaatgaaaacaggtGCTAATAGAGTTAACGAATGGGAGAGAACTTGTAACGGTGCAAGCCCTTCAGTGGATCCTATCTTttaggaaaaataagataagataagataagataagatactTTTGGTATCTTTTCTGTATCTTTTATCttgtaaaaatttcaaaaaaaaaaaattttttttttttttaatttaaattttttttaaaaataaattaaaaaaaaaaaaaaataatttttaacccccaaaaaaaaaaaaaataaaaataataaatattaattttttttttttaaaattttttttttttttttttttttttttttttttcttctactcttatcatatttatttttttattataaaaaaaaaaaaaataaaaaatataaaaataaaatttaaattttttttatttttattataaaaaaaaaaaaaaaaaaaaaaaatcttaaattaaataattttttttttttaaaataattaatttaattaaaattaattatttaataaaaataaaaataaaaaaaaaaaaaaaatttaaaataaaataaaattaaaaaaaattaatatttttttaaattttttttattttttttttttttttttttaaatttttttatatttttaaaaattaaaaaatttttaaaaaattttttattttaaaaatttttttaaaaaattttttttataaaatttttttaaattttttaaaaattttttaaattaaatttatttttttttttattttaataaaaataaaaaaaaaaaaaaaaaaaaaaaaaaaaaattatttcttttggtgACGTCACCTGTTAATTTTTCTCATTCAATGCAGTCGTTGATCAGTTGTCACGTTGAGAGGTTCCAGGACTTCCTCGTCGACGCTTTGCATAATGACGACAGTTTGTCCCAATCGTTTTCGTTATTGTGTTTCATTGCGAACGGGTTGTGCTATAGTGATTcgcagaaataaaaaaacgagacTCGAATCTAAAGTGAAAGCCTATTGACTTTAAATCAGTCTGACACAGCATCCACCAATTCCGGAatgaaaataacaacaacacacGTCCTTCTCTTTGCTCAGGTATTCCGTTGTTGATTATGTACAACATTTCATTCACATTCTTTGCGTGTTCAATAGACCTTTGTTTGAAATTCATTACTCGTTAATTCTACAACCAGTATGTTGAAGTCTATTATCTATTCATTTGTTTGCAAATGTTgaaaacatctttggcattcAGCCATTTGGCCTTGGTTTGTCACGCACGTCACAAACTATAGTCAAGGGGttcattcaattttcaaacaacGCACGTCGTTTTTTCCACGTTTACGTCTTTTGGTTGGTGCTAGATCATCACGACAAAGAATCCGTGAATCGAGAATCTTCAGCAAACGAATGATTCCTGTCGATTTTCTTTCGTTAGACTCACaagcaaatgaaatgaaaatggcgCAAGCAAACAGGAACGAACATAAAGCATGCAATGCAAGTTAAATGTATTGCAGGGGAGTCATGTAAAACACAAAAGCCATGCACTAGCAAGAGGAGGAGCCTTCAAATGATTGTAGTCGGTCATGTTTAACTCAAAGATGGTGTCCAGTGAAAGTGGAGCAACTACTATTTGCAGTAAAAGGTTTTCAGTTTTTCAACATCCATCTAATGAATGaccaggaaaagaaaaaaaaaagaattttctttgTGAATACAACGTATACAACAACACATAAGACAAGTAAAGGCAGGTTAGAATGTGCTGTAAAATGCGTTTACCGCAGTAAGTCCATATTCATTTCCCATAGTTGTTCCTCCCGTTTTTGTTACCATGGTCGGTTTTGAAGTGTCAACAGCGAAACTGGAGTAAGCATTGTAATGCATAACCGACTCTGAAAAGAGGTCGACAATCAGTGTAACCACACAATTGAACAAAACCACGCACTAGTTACTTATATCGTAGCGCCCAATAGAGTTAACTGCATCTGGCCGGAGTGGCTCGAACCACTGACGATGTTCTGCACCGACCGATCATTGTCGCGTTGCGATCGAATTCAATTTAGTCAAACAGTCTCAACATCGTTCAACAACGTTAAATTAAACATATTTACTTACGGTTTTGGATGTTGTCATATTTCACAatgatgaattttttttgatcAGGTCGTTGATGTTCATGATCAAATCCAAGGGCGTGCATCAGTTCGTGAACGACTGTCGCACGGGAAACGCATCCGTCGCCGATACTCAGTTCCTGCACGCCTCCAGCCCTTCCTTTTACCGACCAGCAGCTGATTAAAAACATTTGCATGATAGCATTATTGAAATGAAACAGTTTGCTGATAATTCCTTGTTGCGATTATAGGTCATACCCACGGCTTCGAACAATTTTTACATAGTCTTTTTGAGTACCACGTGCCACGAAACGGATGCAAGTCTTTTGATGGTACATCGCCATAGCAGACGCGATGACTTGGCGATCTTTAGCcgctattattattttatttttattagttTAGAATAGATAGAATTGTTTcaggaaaaaaaccaaaaattaattaattttaagaaTAGTACGTACAAAAACTGCTGGAGATGACGTAGGGAACTTGCGCGTTCGGCCATTTTGCAGCCGCATTTTTATTGCCGTTTTTCGCGTCTTCTGGTAGTAAATCACCGCCCACCAGTCCACTATCTGGTTGATGTTGCCACGGTTGGGTGCCTTGGTTGTCTATAGAAACTGAATTCAACATTAATCGAATCATTAGAGCATTTTGAATTGACTTCATTTATTAGTCTTAAATTGATTTCTTAGTACAGGCATTGTGAAGTTGTTACCTGCTTTACCCTGGGCATCGCTATTGAATTCTTCATCGGTAAACGGTTCACCAGCTTCAAACGCAACTTCATCCTGATCGATTCCATACAGCAATTAGAAAATGATGAACTGGATTTTTGAAATAATCTCTAGCGCTACGTATATAGGAAATTGAATGGGAGGTGGCAAAGATCTTACCCTGTCCAGCTGGTTATTGGTTTCCGCCCAGACGGGATTGGATTCAACTAAACTGGCCCAGCAGCAGATCAACAGCACACAAACagccgaaaaagaaaacagataaCTAGGGCCCAATTTGGTAGCCATGTCGCTTCGTGGTACGTCTCTAAAATGGATCATTTAAAACTTAATGTTTTGACGTCATTCGGTAACAGCATAGAATGAGATAACTTACCGAGAAAATTGCGATACGGCAACTGAGTTGCTATTAAAGGAATGATGGAAAACACGGCTGGTGATGGTCGCTTTTTATAGGACTCAAAAGATCCGGATTTTAATGATACACCTACACGTTTATAATGCACAAGTCTTTGTCGGAGCAGATGCTTATTGGAGCAAATACTGTGCTATTTAAATACAGCCATGTAAACACAGTGGAAGCTGGTAGGGTAGTTAGCCATTTGAATTGGAATGGCTGTTCAGTTATGAACTGAAGAACACGTGTACATACAACATCCGAACGAATATTTTTTGCTACACCCACACATTAATGATGCCCTACAGTGTTGGTCAGAGCAGACGGTATTGGAACAGATGCTGGGACTTGTCAATACTGGAAATGGCAAGGTTCGGTACCAGGTGGTTTTGATTCGAATGATGTGCGGTTCAAGTGAGGACGATTGATGTGTGCACTTGCATATTGATGCAGCTGCGATATCAATTAATCAAGCGGCAGGTGTTGCTCATCTTCCCTAATTGGTCAGTATGCCGGATGTTGTGATTCAGACATCCACGTAAACGTTTCCGGGCCATTTGCTGTGATGAAATTGGAAGTTAACGGTACGAGTTGCAACCACTACGTAGCACTGGAACTGTCcttcgattttgttttgttaacacTTTAAGAATTTGATTATAAACATATGTTTCTCTACTATTACCAATCAAAATTTGGATCTGGTCAAGAAAACTGTTTACATCAAGAGATCCTCATAAAACTATTAGTGCCTTACGAATACCagtttttaaaatggaaatttaaaaacttaaaCAGCTTTTTGAATGGAAATACATAGACATTTAGAGGGATTTTTTAAGGGGGTACCCCGGGTATGAACCGGGGATAATCCGATCTGCAGTCGGATgttctaccactgagctatgcCCCCTATTGTTTGAATAAGGAGATTCGTCCGCGGACATTTACAACTGCGGATATTCACCAAGTGTTTACGTAGGCCGGTTATACTAACCAGGACTTTGATGAATACTTTTTGTTGAGTTGACCCCATAAAATCTGGGGCAGCTATCCGGTTTAAAGGTGGAGAGATTAAAATGTCTTTCTTTCTCACTCTCCCTTTCAATACACACTTTTTTTCTCATGTTTACAAAATGCCaaagagataaagaaaacaGGTGTCATGGCATAAAGTAAGGGaaagggagagaaagaaaaaaaaagaactcaaGTTGACTAATTGTACAATCCCTTCCTCCTAAGGTGACACCATTACCACAGACCATTGTCATCCTACTTTCAAAGGTAACTCGTTACATAACTTCTCTTCTAATGAAAATTAATCTTAAccattttgaatttattgTGATGACTGTCCACTCAATTTGATTCCTTCTTATTTTCGGATGAACGGTAAACAGTTGAATATGATAGCACAGCACAAACTGTTTTGGATCCAAGGAAAACTTTTCGACATTCGATCGCCATGGGTCTTAATGGTTATACTTTTCTCTGATGCCATTTAGGTAAAGGAAGATTTGATAACATTGAAATGcgaagagtaaaaaaaaaaaaaaaagcgaatcGAAAtaactagaaaaagaaaattgctctCTTCCTTCCATTTCCCTTTAAAGGTCATTTTCTCTAAATAGAttctgcattttgtttttcattcgtGGCACGGTGGCAGCAGTCAGACGTAAACAGTTCGCCATTTTGTTTATGTCGTTTCTCGTGACATTTAGCTCAGATTTCTTTGAACGTCGTTAATCATTCAGTGCAACGCCAAGCACGTTCTTAGTGGGATTTTACATCAACGATTTTGTTAAGAACAACAAAATCATGAAGGTAGGTAAGCAGGAAATGCCTTTGTCTCTGTTTATTTTTGAGTTAGGGAAGAAAAGTATGAATAATCCTGGCATTCAAATCATTAAAGATGGCACTGTTGTTTATTGTGGTTGTTTTGATGgatgttttattattattttggcAAACCTTTCTGGTTGTTCTGTGAGCTATGCAGCACAGTAACACTCGATGGAAAGGAATTTTCATGGGAGTGGTGAACAATTCTGGCCATCGAATGAAGGCTAAAATAGAAATTGTGGCTAGCCTTAACACGATGAATGAAGGGTTAAAAAGTTATGTACAAATGGAACTTGGAACAAATTTGACCAATCAAAGAAAGTGTTAAAGCTAGGGAAGAGAGCAGGTGTGGATGTGGTCACCAGATTGACTGTCCTTGTTGATGTTGAAGTAGAAGCTTTTCGAGCTTTTCGATGGTAAATCGCTTGTGAATTTAAATTTAGCAGGTGGATGCACAAAACCAAGAAGAAACTTACAGtcggtgaaaaaaaaacatctaaATTTCCTGTGATTGAATTTGACGGTGTACCATGTTGAAACCTCAATTAAGGATAGTGGACAACCTTAGGAGTCTAAGGTTCTATTTATGGCTCTTCTTCTCGACGATCAATCGCTGACAGATAGACCTACATACCGAATCCAGTCATGTACACCTTCAAGATTAGTTGCctagtttttttcatttacctGTACAGGTAAAGTCATGGCCCTTGCACCCAGTAAATCTGGATTGGTAATAGTATCAAGCTAACCATTGACCCGCTAACCAAACAGACACTGTCCAGGCggttattgtttttttcagttgtgTTTAACGATTATAATTGCTGAATATGTGTGGCCTTTATTCTTGACTTTGTGTTTTTGTCTAATCGAATCTTGCAGAATGGGGCAAAACAAAGACGATGGCGAAAATGCAAACGCAAACAGCATTTAAATTTTCCCGTTTTGTAGTTGTTATCTCATCTGAACGGAAATTTGTCAATAAAGATGTCATCTTCTATATCAGCATCGAAGTAAGTATGAAAGGCAGCCACTGATAAGAACACAAAGGACTTTCTCGCCAATAAATTACGACGCATCTCCTACCAAAGGCACAGAATTCGCATTCAACATTAAAGTGAAACATGGCGCATTTACCTGTGATTTTTATTCCCGTTTGCTTCCTGTTATTAGTGGCGTGGCCGAGCTTCACTGCCGCGACAACTTTGGAGGAATTGCAGCTGCAACTGAATCAATTAAGCCAAAACTATGTAAGAAAACCTTGTCACCATTTTCATTTGCTGTTTCCTGCACTGGGAATTTCGAATTGAACAGAAAAGCTCAGAGAGTGATTCGCTACAGGAATTTGTTATTGCAGAAAATTCTGGAAGAAAAAGTTGCGAAACTGGAAATTGCCCTGCACGTAGCGAAGGAATCGGCAGGAAAAAGTTCAATTTCCCGGACTTGCAGAGAGACCCGATTAGCCGATCCATCGCTAAGCTCCGGAATGTACTGGATCGATCCTGATGGTCAGGGAGTGGGAGACGATCCGATTTACGTCTTTTGCAACATGACAACAGGTATGGGACCATGATGAAAAACCAATAACATTACCAAACTTCAGCTAACGTTAAAAATATAACGATGACATTGCAGGATCGACTGCTGTTCCGCACGACAGCGAATCACCAACGGATGTGGGCCACTGCGCAGATCCGGGATGTTATTCCAAGGCCGTCAAGTACGTCGCCAGCAGCAGGCAAATGCTAGCGTTGGCTCATTTATCTGCCCAATGTTATCAGTCGATTAAAGTACGTATAAAGTTTACTAAACAAATGGATTGCATTTAATAGTTGATTGAATTCATCAGTACGATTGCAACTATGCCCCGTTGAAGTTGAATGATGTTACATACGCATGGTGGAATGATAAAAATGGAAACCCGCAATACTTTTGGGCTGGCAACAATAACCGCGTGCACATCTGCCAGTGTGGGATCGATGGCAACTGCGTCGATCCTGCCACTAAATGCAACTGTGATGCTGCGGCACCAATCCAATTATCCGATGAGGgtgaaattttgttttgatcTTGATACAAATCAGTAGTTTGTATTCCGTTatttaattcgtttttttgttgttgcataGGTGTCGTGACGAAAAAAGATGTTCTTCCAATCACGAAGCTGAACTTTGGTCGCACCCAGTTGGAAACCTCGTCCGGTGTTCACACGTTGGGCCCGTTTGAGTGTACGGGACAGGTAGCTGTCAATAGAATGCCATCCTCTTGCGAAGATCTATGGAAAACCGGACACACGTTGAGCGGATTGTATTCACTGATGGGCGTCTCAATGGTTGAGAGCGTGTACTGCGATTTTTCAAAGCTCCCGCACGAGTCAGGTATGGCCTAAGCATTTGATTAAAAGAAGCGCTTAAAACGCCATTTTATTTCAGGTTTTCAGAAGTGGGTCGGATTCGTAGACATCAAATCTTCTCCCACCTTCTTTTACGTAAGAAGAAAGGGTCGCTTTGACAAATTAAATACTCCCATTCCTTTTGACCATATTATGTTGAACGCGGGAGGGGCCATGAATTGGGCTACAGGAATATTTACTGCTCCTCGAACGGGTAAATACTTTTTCAGCGCGTCTGGAATGGCGGCATATCCAAAGGCTTCCTCTCGGCTATATTTAGacataaatatatacaaaaatgGTCATTCAATAGCGATAGGTGGTTCTGATTCTTACAGCTCCCACTGGACAGTAGAATCATTTACTCTGCAAGCGATTTCTGATTTGCAAAAAGGGGATAGAATTTGGTTGGCCATTGGGGCAAAAGCAGGGAGCGGTTACATTTATGAAAATGgcttttttcatttgactgGTTTCTTGTTAGAAGAAGCAGTTTCAGTTTCATTAAGGGCCTCCAATTGAATGTTGTAAGGCAGTCCTCAAAACGAGTAGAGTGTCAACGCGAAACAGAAGCCAACTTAATAAACGTGCTCTTAAACGATATTGGTGCGAAGTTTTGACTTGTTGGGTCTTTCAAGATGGTGTCCATCACCTCGTGAATCTGTCTAATAAACAATTGAGCAGGGGACAATCCGATCTTCAGTCGGATGCTGCTCTACCACTCAGCTATGCCCCTCTA
Proteins encoded in this region:
- the LOC123471450 gene encoding EGF and laminin G domain-containing protein-like, with the translated sequence MAHLPVIFIPVCFLLLVAWPSFTAATTLEELQLQLNQLSQNYKILEEKVAKLEIALHVAKESAGKSSISRTCRETRLADPSLSSGMYWIDPDGQGVGDDPIYVFCNMTTGSTAVPHDSESPTDVGHCADPGCYSKAVKYVASSRQMLALAHLSAQCYQSIKYDCNYAPLKLNDVTYAWWNDKNGNPQYFWAGNNNRVHICQCGIDGNCVDPATKCNCDAAAPIQLSDEGVVTKKDVLPITKLNFGRTQLETSSGVHTLGPFECTGQVAVNRMPSSCEDLWKTGHTLSGLYSLMGVSMVESVYCDFSKLPHESGFQKWVGFVDIKSSPTFFYVRRKGRFDKLNTPIPFDHIMLNAGGAMNWATGIFTAPRTGKYFFSASGMAAYPKASSRLYLDINIYKNGHSIAIGGSDSYSSHWTVESFTLQAISDLQKGDRIWLAIGAKAGSGYIYENGFFHLTGFLLEEAVSVSLRASN
- the LOC123471458 gene encoding astacin-like metalloprotease toxin 5 yields the protein MATKLGPSYLFSFSAVCVLLICCWASLVESNPVWAETNNQLDRDEVAFEAGEPFTDEEFNSDAQGKAVSIDNQGTQPWQHQPDSGLVGGDLLPEDAKNGNKNAAAKWPNAQVPYVISSSFSAKDRQVIASAMAMYHQKTCIRFVARGTQKDYVKIVRSRGCWSVKGRAGGVQELSIGDGCVSRATVVHELMHALGFDHEHQRPDQKKFIIVKYDNIQNQHRQWFEPLRPDAVNSIGRYDIKSVMHYNAYSSFAVDTSKPTMVTKTGGTTMGNEYGLTAMDVEKLKTFYCK